The Penaeus monodon isolate SGIC_2016 chromosome 13, NSTDA_Pmon_1, whole genome shotgun sequence genome contains a region encoding:
- the LOC119580211 gene encoding uncharacterized protein LOC119580211: MYNLGISRVYADHLYDGFLLNKEDISSPFSSWNAFSSNSQLVLGVLLAGVGRVLHLQRGVMSKGIFRSDSFVIKTLDNKQVHTGSDCVLHQLPKDKDISCHLLCVNLTRDEVSRRTIARDLSLLQPLTVVIFTEQKLVAEESEDGWKISIEGKDRLSFHLDERTAKFIFQLRNITKETVNYIVETRGLDNEVPPRHEVETFCDTLLSFINRLFETSENYNKFQKLKENEDLGF; this comes from the exons ATGTATAACTTAG GCATCTCACGAGTGTATGCAGATCACCTATATGATGGATTTCTTTTGAATAAGGAAGACATCagctctcccttttcatcttggAATGCCTTTAGCAGTAACAGCCAGCTGGTCCTGGGAGTCCTATTAGCAGGTGTTGGCCGTGTTCTGCACCTCCAGAGAGGAGTGATGTCTAAGGGGATCTTCCGCAGTGATTCATTTGTTATCAAGACTTT AGATAATAAACAGGTACACACTGGAAGTGACTGTGTGCTTCATCAACTTCCAAAGGACAAGGACATATCTTGCCACCTTCTGTGCGTCAATCTCACTAGAGATGAAGTTTCAAGAAGAACTATTGCACGAGACCTGTCTCTTTTGCAGCCTTTAACAGTGGTGATCTTCACTGAACAAAAGCTTGTTGCAGAGGAATCAGAAGATGGTTGGAAGATTAGTATTGAAGGGAAAGATCGGCTGTCATTCCACCTCGATGAAAG aaCAGCCAAGTTCATTTTCCAGCTACGGAATATTACAAAAGAGACAGTGAACTACATAGTTGAGACCAGGGGGTTGGACAATGAAGTGCCACCTCGACATGAAGTTGAAACCTTCTGTGATACCCTTTTGAGTTTTATTAACAGATTGTTTGAAACCAGTGAAAACTATAATAAATTCCAGAAGCTTAAAGAAAACGAGGACTTAGGCTTCTAA